The window TAAGACATGTATAAAGAATTCggttttattgtattttttattttcaatatgatTGTTAGCAGTgcaatcattattatcaattattctcTTCAATCAATTTATTGAATCTATTGACTTTTATCTGTCCGTAAAGatggaataaaatttgcatatatatgaatttaactcataaaaaaacattcagTGGGTGAAGAAAGGTATGgattcttttcaaattttccaGAAAAAACATCAGTGCATGACGCTTTTTATTCGAGAccttttttgtaaaagcaAATGTGTACTCAACCAAATCTTGACACgagtataataaatgtaactaAAGGAAgagttttatgaaaaataaaaagtcaacaaaatatttgttgacTAATACTTTAATAGTAGTGAAATAAAAGCGTTTTGTCATCTATTACATTTCGATTTGACAGTTTTctgaattgttaaaatttttagtttctcacgaaaaattttctttttatattttattagaaatcaTATTGGAAACAGGtttttaatctattatatatttttaaaatgtttaattccGTATCATTGTAATTGTTCTAATGGTAAGTATATTAGAAATGTTAGctattgttttataatcgTCCTTTAGTTTCTTCCAAGATGTTTAGTGTTGTGttctgataataataaatatcgttccaaataaatgataatcaCTTTTATATCACTTTTTCTTACCCACTGcatcatgaaatattatttccgttaacaaaatcaattattacGAGGTAGCGAAATTATCTTTCACATTCTTCTGTGATAAAATTGCCACATGTTACATACAGGTATTTGTCTCTATCTTAATATAGTATTATCTTGCATTCCTTATTATTCTGGTTGATTAATCTCTCATTCGCACCATCACTTCTTACATCTCGACAAAGCGATCTACTATAATTCTACATTGCAATATAGGTGCATAGTGCAACATgtacgtttttattatttgggAACGTTACCATTGTCATTATCGTTGCTTAATATTAATGCAATGTAATAGCATAGCAGTTATCATTTGTTgaactattatatattcttactatattcttaaaatatatatataataaaatcttgacTATTCGAACGCCTGATCGACCGAATGCTAGATTACATGAGTAATATAAAGAACGCTCGAATAATCAAATGCGTTTGATGAAATGGATTTGAAATAGATAATCAAGGTTCTATTGTGCCTATTACATATAatcatatgtaaaatatataattatatataacacatataattacatatgaaAGAAGCACAAGTTggttatgtatataatagtGTCTGCGTAAGATATAGaaattcattataaaatgGAACTCGCTCTTTTTTGAATTTAGCTTTTCCTCACCTAAGTATATAACCGAATATTTTCgtaagaatttcttttttccggACAATATCAAcagtatacataatatatacaacgATAATTCTAGGTTAGTAGTAAAACTCGCTTGTTTGTTGCAATTCTGAAACTCGTTTGTCTGCTGAAGTATTCGAATACTCGAATTAGAATAAAGTTGTCATTCTTATTCGTCCCGTGGATCcgtattacaatttatacagTTCCAACTTCTTCCGggtcataatttttaactctCTTGTTGTATGCGATGATTTCctgtacattaaaaatagtttatattaaatttgcgaATGTCATACGTAAAAGTTATCTACACATTAATccacaaaataatatactaaaattattcaaaatattttggtGCAAACAACATACTCTTTCATATCGAGCTCTATCTTCCTCCGCGATAGCCATATACTTGGATTTCGTCTGCAAATCCGTGCTCATCCACAATTTTCCTAATTCCTTCGCAATGTCACCTACTCCCATCTCAGGGTGCAATTCTCTCATCTTGCCACGTAGTTCTTGgcagaagtaaaaaaatgcagatctataataacaatacaaagaagctataaatattgtaagtGCTTCAACACTTTAAATGAACATTTTTTGCATCATGCCAAgtgtttacaaaaatatactgAAATTACAGTAAGATAGCTAAAATGAATACTATTAATACTACATCTCTTTGTGAAGTACAAGGTATACTATCAAATGTTACAACTTAACATACAGCGCTCGTTTCGGTGCATCTTTGTCCCTGTATCTCTTCGTTCCTCTACGTGTCGGCCTCTCTGTTGGCTCTTCGTGACCGGTGTAATGTCTATCATagtaatacattttcttattgttGCAATGTGCATTTCCGTCTTCAAGATGCACGATCTGTAAAatgaattgtattataattgtaactaTCATGAAGATGTAACATATTCCAATATTTTAAACCCAAAAAACtgattaatatacaattttcattTGCATCAATTAAATGTGGTTTAATGTAAATGtgatttaatgtaaataatttctctttgcaatataagaaaaaaaaagagataaattgttatttgaattaaagctgtgtttaattgtatcaaatataatagagCAAGACTTCTATACAATTTAAGTTTTGTATTAATGATTGCATTCAACAAAATAACCAGTCTGGCAACTGTTGAAAGATTCTTtgatagtataattttataaatctacaATTAATTCATACGTTTAATCAAGAATTATGGACAAGACTCAGTCATCTTAAAAGATCttacaacagttgcaaagCTACTTTTTCTGCTGAACACAGTTAGATTATAAAACTtggaaatattgttaatactGATTGTCGCACCTCATTCTTCACTGGCACTgcattgataatataatttttagggCCGCTACTATTAGACCACTTTGTTTGATTAGTGGAAACGTTAGACACATTGTTGGGCTTCATTACACCTTCTCCACCACATTCTGCAAAGAACACATTCTGGAATGAATCcatgcaacattttttttttttttcgattataTACCTGGTGCCATATTAGTCTGGCCGACAATCATAGTTCCAGAGTTCAAGGAATTGTCACCGGTTTTCGTAAGATATACGTTCTTCCTGTCTGACGATTCCATGACGGTTGTAGTCTCAAGTAAAATTCAAGGACTGTGACACAACTTACTGATTACCTGTCAGCAACAGTATTGAATtactctttaaaaattaatttgaagcAGGAATCAACAAAGaattggaaattaaaaaagattaagacaaatttttttttctccactATTTTAAacttcattaatatatatttcaagttatttatctattactaatttattatttttaactgctCGAAACGACATttcagttattaattatataaaaagtataaaactgTCAAAGGCTTTTtcgtgtagaaaaaaaaatcaatggaTTTGTCAAGGCTGATTCCTCTCAGCCGCGATCTTTCTCGCAGTTTTCTGATCCGACCTGCGGGAGGTGCAGCCGAGAGAAACAGGATTGTCGCCAGGTCCCGTCTCTCCCCCAGGAACACGCAGGGACGGCGAGAATCTCAAACC of the Monomorium pharaonis isolate MP-MQ-018 chromosome 11, ASM1337386v2, whole genome shotgun sequence genome contains:
- the LOC105834138 gene encoding uncharacterized protein LOC105834138; this encodes MESSDRKNVYLTKTGDNSLNSGTMIVGQTNMAPECGGEGVMKPNNVSNVSTNQTKWSNSSGPKNYIINAVPVKNEIVHLEDGNAHCNNKKMYYYDRHYTGHEEPTERPTRRGTKRYRDKDAPKRALSAFFYFCQELRGKMRELHPEMGVGDIAKELGKLWMSTDLQTKSKYMAIAEEDRARYEREIIAYNKRVKNYDPEEVGTV